A region of Micromonospora chokoriensis DNA encodes the following proteins:
- a CDS encoding NADH-quinone oxidoreductase subunit NuoF family protein has protein sequence MRTAVPPVACVGEPRLTAGFAEYGRLDLAAHEEVHGPIGPMEPAQLLRLAEGMQLKGKGGAGFPFARKMRAVLESCERQDLAAVVVVNATEGEPASWKDKVLLTRAPHLILDGAALAAYALDADEIVIGVADDGVGKDSLMEALEERRMPVMTTIVTVPHRFISGEGGALVNGINGLPHIPPGTKKRSSDSGVSGLPTLLSNAETYAQLAVGARLGPYEYAALGTDDEPGTVLLTVTGAAGRPAVVECTAGMPLRDVLDLCEVPDVQGILMGGYHGKWITPEAAEKAEVSRKGLAAVGGTLGAGIIVPVGVDTCPLGEAAQVVRYLAGESAGQCGPCKMGLPDLARAVDLAVAGSQPADVVRAAAGEVRGRGACSHPDGTARFALSAIEVFAEDLRLHSTGDGCGRRVKGVMGLPGAPDANPQKLTLDWSRCDGHGLCAHVVPDFIRLDANGYPAFPATPVPTWLREGALKAVKVCPELALRLAKAE, from the coding sequence ATGCGGACGGCTGTGCCACCGGTGGCCTGTGTGGGTGAGCCGCGGCTCACCGCGGGCTTCGCCGAGTACGGACGACTCGACCTGGCGGCGCACGAGGAGGTGCACGGGCCGATCGGGCCGATGGAGCCGGCGCAGCTGCTCCGGCTCGCCGAGGGCATGCAGCTCAAGGGCAAGGGCGGTGCGGGCTTCCCGTTCGCCCGCAAGATGCGCGCGGTGCTGGAGTCCTGCGAACGGCAGGACCTCGCCGCCGTCGTGGTGGTCAACGCCACCGAGGGTGAGCCGGCCAGTTGGAAGGACAAGGTGCTGCTGACCCGCGCACCGCACCTGATCCTGGACGGCGCGGCGCTGGCCGCGTACGCGCTGGACGCCGACGAGATCGTCATCGGCGTGGCCGACGACGGGGTCGGCAAGGACTCGCTGATGGAGGCCCTCGAAGAGCGCCGGATGCCGGTGATGACGACGATCGTGACGGTGCCGCACCGGTTCATCTCCGGTGAGGGCGGTGCGCTCGTCAACGGCATCAACGGGCTGCCGCACATCCCGCCCGGCACCAAGAAGCGCTCCAGCGACTCCGGGGTCAGCGGCCTGCCCACCCTGCTGTCCAACGCCGAGACGTACGCCCAACTCGCTGTCGGCGCCCGACTCGGCCCGTACGAGTACGCGGCCCTCGGCACCGACGACGAGCCGGGCACCGTGCTGCTCACCGTGACCGGCGCGGCCGGTCGACCGGCCGTGGTGGAGTGCACCGCCGGCATGCCGCTGCGTGACGTCCTCGACCTGTGCGAGGTCCCGGACGTGCAGGGCATCCTGATGGGCGGCTACCACGGCAAGTGGATCACTCCGGAGGCGGCGGAGAAGGCCGAGGTGTCCCGCAAGGGACTGGCCGCGGTCGGCGGCACCCTCGGCGCGGGCATCATCGTCCCGGTCGGGGTCGACACCTGCCCGCTCGGTGAGGCCGCGCAGGTGGTGCGGTACCTGGCCGGGGAGTCCGCCGGCCAGTGCGGACCCTGCAAGATGGGCCTGCCCGACCTCGCCCGCGCGGTGGACCTGGCCGTGGCCGGTAGCCAACCGGCGGACGTGGTGCGGGCCGCCGCCGGCGAGGTGAGGGGCCGGGGCGCGTGCAGCCACCCGGACGGCACCGCCCGGTTCGCGCTCTCCGCGATCGAGGTCTTCGCCGAGGATCTGCGGCTGCACAGCACCGGCGACGGCTGCGGCCGACGGGTCAAGGGCGTGATGGGGCTGCCGGGCGCGCCGGACGCGAACCCGCAGAAGCTCACCCTGGACTGGTCGCGCTGTGACGGGCACGGCCTGTGTGCGCACGTCGTACCGGACTTCATCCGGCTGGACGCGAACGGATACCCGGCCTTCCCGGCCACCCCCGTGCCGACCTGGCTGCGCGAGGGCGCGTTGAAGGCGGTCAAGGTGTGCCCGGAGCTGGCTCTGCGCCTCGCCAAGGCCGAGTAG